One Phocoena sinus isolate mPhoSin1 chromosome 14, mPhoSin1.pri, whole genome shotgun sequence genomic region harbors:
- the MRPL40 gene encoding 39S ribosomal protein L40, mitochondrial isoform X2 — translation MAAAALRAALRPPSRAEPLQKKKKVDPKKDQAAKERLKKRIRRLEKASQELVPIEDFITPVKFLNKARQRPPMELPFEENERRALLLKKWALYKQCEHEMERGAIASLLEAQQEALQELKLTAPELHAEATKRDPSLFPFERQGPDYTPPIANYQPPEGRYHDITKVYTQMEFKR, via the exons ATGGCGGCCGCGGCGCTGAGGGCGGCTCTGCGCCCGCCGAGCCG AGCAGAACCTctgcaaaagaagaagaaggtggACCCTAAAAAAGACCAAGCAGCAAAGGAGCGCTTGAAAAAGAGGATCCGACGACTGGAAAAGGCGAGCCAGGAGCTCGTTCCCATTGAGGATTTTATCACGCCCGTCAAGTTCTTAAATAAAGCGAG GCAGCGGCCGCCAATGGAACTCCCCTTTGAAGAGAACGAGCGGAGAGCCCTGCTTCTGAAGAAATGGGCACTGTACAAGCAGTGTGAGCATGAGATGGAGAGGGGCGCCATTGCGTCCCTGCTCGAGGCCCAGCAGGAAGCTCTGCAGGAGCTGAAGCTCACGGCCCCAGAACTCCATGCCGAGGCCACCAAGCGGGACCCCAGTCTGTTTCCCTTTGAGAGACAAGGGCCAGACTACACACCGCCGATCGCCAACTACCAACCCCCAGAAGGCAGGTACCACGATATCACCAAGGTGTACACACAGATGGAGTTCAAGAGATAG
- the C14H22orf39 gene encoding UPF0545 protein C22orf39 homolog isoform X1, whose amino-acid sequence MAEGRGWQPPRPCEAYRAEWELCSSAGHFLRHYYVHGERPACGQWRRDLDSCREWEERRSAEAQVTRPGVPSPGRPGTSPGARDAGRRGRALKKGFSSSLHVYWGACFDLYP is encoded by the exons ATGGCGGAAGGTAGAGGCTGGCAG CCGCCGCGCCCGTGCGAGGCCTACCGCGCCGAGTGGGAGCTCTGCAGCAGCGCCGGACACTTCCTGCGCCACTATTACGTCCACGGCGAGCGGCCGGCCTGCGGGCAGTGGCGGCGCGACCTGGACAGCTGCCGCGAGTGGGAGGAGCGCCGCAGCGCCGAGGCCCAGGTGACCCGACCCGGCGTGCCGAGCCCTGGAAGACCAGGAACCAGCCCGGGGGCACGAGACGCTGGGAGAAGGGGGCGGGCCTTAAAAAAGGGGTTCAGTTCCAGCCTCCACGTGTACTGGGGAGCGTGCTTTGATTTATATCCTTAA
- the C14H22orf39 gene encoding UPF0545 protein C22orf39 homolog isoform X2, with protein MAEGRGWQPPRPCEAYRAEWELCSSAGHFLRHYYVHGERPACGQWRRDLDSCREWEERRSAEAQRSLRESEQARVRAARKHGLVWAPRQSPPADWHLPLPQDNDR; from the exons ATGGCGGAAGGTAGAGGCTGGCAG CCGCCGCGCCCGTGCGAGGCCTACCGCGCCGAGTGGGAGCTCTGCAGCAGCGCCGGACACTTCCTGCGCCACTATTACGTCCACGGCGAGCGGCCGGCCTGCGGGCAGTGGCGGCGCGACCTGGACAGCTGCCGCGAGTGGGAGGAGCGCCGCAGCGCCGAGGCCCAG CGGTCCCTACGTGAGAGCGAGCAGGCGAGAGTCCGGGCTGCACGGAAGCACGGCCTGGTGTGGGCCCCCAGGCAGAGCCCCCCTGCAGACTGgcacctccctctgccccaggacAACGACCGCTGA
- the MRPL40 gene encoding 39S ribosomal protein L40, mitochondrial isoform X1, protein MAAAALRAALRPPSRLLGARPTQTRDAHQRASLLSFWGLVPMRAEPLQKKKKVDPKKDQAAKERLKKRIRRLEKASQELVPIEDFITPVKFLNKARQRPPMELPFEENERRALLLKKWALYKQCEHEMERGAIASLLEAQQEALQELKLTAPELHAEATKRDPSLFPFERQGPDYTPPIANYQPPEGRYHDITKVYTQMEFKR, encoded by the exons ATGGCGGCCGCGGCGCTGAGGGCGGCTCTGCGCCCGCCGAGCCG GCTTCTGGGAGCGCGGCCGACGCAGACGAGGGACGCGCACCAGCGGGCCTCGTTGCTGTCGTTCTGGGGACTCGTGCCCATGAG AGCAGAACCTctgcaaaagaagaagaaggtggACCCTAAAAAAGACCAAGCAGCAAAGGAGCGCTTGAAAAAGAGGATCCGACGACTGGAAAAGGCGAGCCAGGAGCTCGTTCCCATTGAGGATTTTATCACGCCCGTCAAGTTCTTAAATAAAGCGAG GCAGCGGCCGCCAATGGAACTCCCCTTTGAAGAGAACGAGCGGAGAGCCCTGCTTCTGAAGAAATGGGCACTGTACAAGCAGTGTGAGCATGAGATGGAGAGGGGCGCCATTGCGTCCCTGCTCGAGGCCCAGCAGGAAGCTCTGCAGGAGCTGAAGCTCACGGCCCCAGAACTCCATGCCGAGGCCACCAAGCGGGACCCCAGTCTGTTTCCCTTTGAGAGACAAGGGCCAGACTACACACCGCCGATCGCCAACTACCAACCCCCAGAAGGCAGGTACCACGATATCACCAAGGTGTACACACAGATGGAGTTCAAGAGATAG